From Acidipropionibacterium acidipropionici, one genomic window encodes:
- a CDS encoding RpiB/LacA/LacB family sugar-phosphate isomerase, which yields MGFRIVVAGDPAGVGYKEAIKADLEADPRVDEVIDVGIKPGEDTAYPHVGFAGAKVIAEGKADRGIFICGTGMGMAISANKVPGIRACTAHDSFSVERLIMSNDAHVLCMGERVIGRELARRLAKEFLNYTFDPSSHSKGNVDLIEKLEAESAGTGEAAAGC from the coding sequence ATGGGATTCAGAATCGTGGTGGCCGGGGATCCGGCCGGAGTCGGCTACAAGGAGGCCATCAAGGCTGACCTGGAGGCTGATCCGAGGGTGGACGAGGTGATCGACGTCGGCATCAAGCCCGGCGAGGACACCGCCTACCCGCACGTCGGCTTCGCCGGCGCGAAGGTGATCGCCGAGGGCAAGGCCGATCGTGGCATCTTCATCTGCGGCACCGGCATGGGCATGGCCATCTCCGCCAACAAGGTGCCGGGCATCCGCGCCTGTACCGCGCACGACAGCTTCTCCGTCGAGCGCCTCATCATGTCGAACGACGCCCACGTGCTGTGCATGGGGGAGCGCGTCATCGGACGTGAGCTGGCCCGGCGTCTCGCCAAGGAGTTCCTGAACTACACCTTCGACCCGTCCTCGCACTCGAAGGGCAATGTCGACCTCATTGAGAAGCTCGAGGCCGAGTCGGCGGGCACCGGAGAGGCAGCCGCGGGCTGCTGA
- a CDS encoding DeoR/GlpR family DNA-binding transcription regulator, with the protein MVTSSAEAASSRHGQDGPRSRQLTIAESVIRNGSASVEDLVALTGVSAMTVYRDLAALEDSGVLTRHRGQVVAVASGLHEADAEFRLEQSSAEKQLVAAEAGKLISPGSSIMLDDSTSGVWLLRSLPDISSVTVVTNSLLVADEVAPYRGAKLLVSGGEYQAWAHSLMGAAAVRTIRSMHADFCFVSASGIFELGCYHPYQEVVEVKRAMLESAETRVLLLDHTKFNRRALFKFAELQEFDHVVVDDQASPGMLAHLRDTGVQVTVAGTGQVDKD; encoded by the coding sequence ATGGTCACCAGTAGTGCCGAAGCGGCATCGTCGCGACACGGCCAGGACGGTCCCAGGAGCCGGCAGTTGACGATCGCCGAGTCGGTGATCCGCAACGGGTCGGCCAGCGTCGAGGATCTGGTCGCCCTGACCGGCGTCTCGGCGATGACCGTCTACCGGGACCTGGCGGCCCTGGAGGACAGCGGTGTGCTGACCCGGCACCGGGGGCAGGTGGTCGCGGTGGCCAGCGGGCTGCACGAGGCCGACGCCGAGTTCCGGCTCGAGCAGAGCTCGGCCGAGAAGCAGCTGGTCGCCGCCGAGGCGGGCAAGCTCATCAGCCCGGGATCGTCCATCATGCTGGACGACTCCACCTCCGGAGTGTGGCTGCTGCGCTCCCTGCCGGACATCTCATCGGTGACGGTGGTGACCAATTCCCTCCTGGTGGCCGACGAGGTGGCGCCCTACCGCGGCGCGAAGCTGCTGGTGAGCGGCGGCGAGTACCAGGCCTGGGCGCATTCCCTGATGGGGGCCGCCGCGGTGCGCACGATCCGTTCCATGCACGCCGACTTCTGCTTCGTGTCGGCGTCGGGGATCTTCGAGCTGGGCTGCTACCACCCGTACCAGGAGGTCGTGGAGGTCAAGAGGGCGATGCTCGAGTCGGCCGAGACCCGGGTGCTGCTGCTCGACCACACCAAGTTCAACCGGCGGGCACTGTTCAAGTTCGCCGAGTTGCAGGAGTTCGACCATGTCGTGGTCGATGACCAGGCCTCTCCCGGTATGCTCGCGCACCTGCGGGACACCGGAGTCCAGGTGACGGTGGCCGGAACCGGCCAGGTCGACAAGGACTGA
- a CDS encoding phosphoribosyltransferase, producing MTAYHADSSDLAEKEVLTWDQFGTAQEELAQQIADSGFHPEVLIAIARGGMIPGAALTYSLGVKLTDAINVEFYTDVNETLADPVLLAPMLDTEYIKGRRILVVDDVADSGRTLALVLKLLRGFGAEVRSAVLYTKPRTVVKPDYQWKTVDSWIVFPWSAKPPVTAN from the coding sequence ATGACCGCTTATCATGCCGATTCCTCGGACCTCGCAGAGAAAGAGGTCCTCACCTGGGACCAGTTCGGGACAGCGCAGGAGGAGCTGGCGCAGCAGATCGCCGACTCGGGGTTCCATCCCGAGGTGCTCATCGCGATCGCCCGCGGAGGAATGATCCCCGGAGCCGCGCTCACCTACTCCCTGGGCGTCAAGCTCACCGACGCCATCAATGTCGAGTTCTACACCGACGTCAACGAGACCCTCGCCGACCCCGTCCTGCTGGCCCCGATGCTCGACACCGAGTACATCAAGGGCCGCAGGATCCTGGTGGTCGACGACGTCGCCGATTCCGGGCGCACCCTGGCTCTCGTGCTCAAGCTGCTGCGCGGATTCGGCGCCGAGGTGCGCTCCGCGGTGCTGTACACCAAGCCGCGGACCGTCGTGAAGCCCGACTACCAGTGGAAGACGGTCGACAGCTGGATCGTCTTCCCCTGGAGCGCCAAGCCTCCGGTCACCGCGAACTGA